Proteins encoded in a region of the Sugiyamaella lignohabitans strain CBS 10342 chromosome B, complete sequence genome:
- the SIN4 gene encoding Sin4p (Subunit of the RNA polymerase II mediator complex; associates with core polymerase subunits to form the RNA polymerase II holoenzyme; contributes to both postive and negative transcriptional regulation; dispensible for basal transcription; GO_component: GO:0070847 - core mediator complex [Evidence IDA] [PMID 9891034]; GO_component: GO:0016592 - mediator complex [Evidence IDA] [PMID 9891034]; GO_component: GO:0005634 - nucleus [Evidence IEA,IEA]; GO_function: GO:0001102 - RNA polymerase II activating transcription factor binding [Evidence IDA] [PMID 20308326]; GO_process: GO:0051123 - RNA polymerase II transcriptional preinitiation complex assembly [Evidence IMP] [PMID 12482986]; GO_process: GO:0000122 - negative regulation of transcription from RNA polymerase II promoter [Evidence IMP] [PMID 16452140]; GO_process: GO:0045944 - positive regulation of transcription from RNA polymerase II promoter [Evidence IMP] [PMID 12558798]; GO_process: GO:0006355 - regulation of transcription, DNA-templated [Evidence IEA]; GO_process: GO:0006351 - transcription, DNA-templated [Evidence IEA]), with protein MTQQPQQQKPGPIYHASYGVSQGKPSGPYHPVQSKQACISVSRRGVVRLTAQGKTDARYFQVSSVLEATQDHWISHATWKGCKDDSLLLVTYSSQSHLVRAYRVTIKWNFNAKPAPSANGTSNPPPPENNSDFAVISIDRVLSTTIEPPQEARGMSLTHLQAIPNIPHKQPVGGDNIENELYFVYGSLKKSVSCKYSLTDKQMSLHSSFYSLGSRRDNSREKVETKLVFQELVEHSGGPVVNFSYESHDTFRVIVSANGKVDLKYRGLHQSPPAGQDKGPKTFLSVYDAKYLFPAMSITRVCLSPNQVSYAYLEDNQLKINYVERQLAQSSSSEEELLSSAIVLAVRNSISCFSNVASDDLFCVITKELANVKKNTPKVYDKFLRILLQESHRAVNFTLDLPKDYQIDKVMVNPSLQRLLSLQLTLGTVNKNWERNPMSKVAWAVLNIRLLAFALTFTLRASSQPKIQVPAGTSEMEVKANHVQTMLGLIRWCTDLLAYICQELYMLSLDRQEKDGEENTSIAAAIMFASVPRMLLIYSLRGIRGLETMTSSFASQENNPVSGIAAMTYQRLKETMSMAPVPLPLFEKMLTDVDGSIKRLQPTLQDRLSIEQKLMLDAKIPKELKPIKDRVIEVFRTSLLPEIDVSALYFYDVSWLGLDGEQDNGNESNTWEPNQSQQEIDILRKIIISSPSESKRRCVRCGGLSIWDDMKTLMYTQWTVAFQKNCLCGGNWYSI; from the coding sequence ATGACGcaacaaccacagcaaCAAAAACCAGGCCCTATATATCATGCTTCGTATGGTGTTTCTCAAGGCAAACCTTCGGGCCCCTATCATCCAGTACAAAGTAAACAAGCTTGTATCAGTGTTTCTCGACGAGGTGTTGTGAGACTCACTGCACAAGGCAAGACTGATGCAAGGTATTTTCAAGTATCATCGGTTTTAGAGGCCACACAGGATCATTGGATTTCACATGCAACATGGAAAGGATGCAAGGATGACTCTTTACTGTTGGTAACTTATTCTTCACAATCACATCTGGTAAGAGCATATCGCGTCACCATAAAATGGAATTTCAATGCCAAGCCTGCGCCTAGTGCCAATGGTACCTCAAACCCTCCACCACCTGAAAATAACAGCGATTTTGCTGTGATATCAATAGATCGTGTACTTTCTACGACAATCGAACCACCACAAGAAGCCAGAGGTATGTCACTGACCCATCTTCAAGCCATTCCCAATATCCCCCATAAGCAGCCTGTGGGGGGTGATAATATAGAAAACGAGCTATACTTTGTATATGGCTCACTCAAGAAAAGCGTCAGCTGTAAATATTCTCTGACTGACAAACAAATGTCTCTTCATTCAAGCTTCTACTCCCTTGGAAGCAGGCGGGATAATTCAAGGGAGAAAGTTGAAACCAAGCTAGTTTTCCAGGAACTGGTCGAACACTCTGGTGGTCCAGTCGTCAACTTTAGTTATGAATCTCACGACACATTTAGAGTCATTGTTTCAGCGAATGGAAAGGTTGATTTAAAATATCGTGGTCTTCACCAGAGTCCACCAGCTGGTCAAGACAAGGGTCCCAAAACGTTTCTCAGTGTTTACGACGCCAAATACCTGTTCCCTGCGATGTCAATAACCCGTGTCTGTTTGTCACCAAATCAAGTATCTTATGCTTATTTGGAAGACAATCAGCTAAAAATCAATTATGTTGAGAGGCAACTTGCtcaaagtagcagcagtgaagaagagcttTTGTCATCAGCTATCGTATTAGCGGTTAGAAATTCCATTTCTTGCTTTAGTAACGTAGCGAGTGATGATCTTTTTTGCGTGATAACTAAAGAGCTGGCAAATGTCAAGAAGAATACACCAAAGGTATATGACAAGTTCCTCCGCATATTACTTCAGGAATCACATAGAGCCGTTAACTTCACCTTGGATCTGCCTAAGGACTACCAAATCGACAAGGTTATGGTCAATCCATCACTTCAACGACTACTTAGTTTGCAACTGACCCTCGGCACTGTTAATAAAAACTGGGAACGAAATCCTATGAGCAAGGTTGCCTGGGCAGTGCTCAATATTCGTCTACTAGCGTTTGCTTTAACGTTCACTCTTCGTGCATCTTCCCAGCCCAAAATTCAAGTTCCTGCTGGAACTAGTGAAATGGAGGTAAAGGCGAACCATGTGCAAACTATGTTGGGCCTCATTCGTTGGTGTACAGATCTATTAGCATACATCTGTCAAGAGCTGTACATGTTATCACTTGAcagacaagaaaaagatggTGAAGAAAATACATCAATAGCTGCGGCTATAATGTTTGCTAGCGTGCCTAGAATGCtccttatttattcattacGAGGAATTCGTGGACTAGAAACAATGACAAGTAGTTTTGCGAGCCAAGAGAATAACCCTGTGAGTGGTATTGCAGCAATGACTTATCAGCGACTTAAGGAAACTATGTCCATGGCACCTGTGCCACTACCATTATTTGAAAAGATGTTGACTGATGTCGATGGATCGATAAAACGGCTACAACCTACACTTCAGGATAGGTTATCGATAGAACAAAAACTCATGCTTGATGCCAAAATTCCTAAGGAGCTGAAACCAATAAAAGACCGTGTAATAGAAGTTTTTCGAACCAGTTTATTGCCAGAAATAGACGTCTCGGCCTTGTATTTTTATGACGTAAGCTGGCTGGGCTTAGATGGAGAACAAGACAATGGTAATGAGAGTAATACCTGGGAGCCGAATCAATCACAGCAAGAAATTGACATTTTGAGAAAAATCATAATATCTAGTCCTAGTGAGAGTAAGCGACGGTGCGTGCGGTGTGGAGGTTTGTCAATTTGGGATGATATGAAAACATTAATGTACACCCAATGGACAGTTgcttttcaaaagaacTGTTTATGTGGTGGAAACTGGTATAGtatttaa